TAGTTCATTTTGAATTTTTACCATAAGTACTCTGCTATGTTCTTGTGTATTATTGGTAAGCAATGGTATTACGGTAAGTAATTGAGTGCTATTTGTAATTTCTTCTTGTGTAGCATGATTATAATCATAATCAAGAGTGGTTACTTGGGCTGATTTAGAGGTTAGAGAACTACTTTTTTGCTGTTTCAAAAATTGAATAGCATCATCTATGGGTACTGTTTGTAATAAACTCGTTGGTTTGTCTATTTTTTCATATTCTTCATTTTGACAATTGTTAAAAAATAAAGTTACTAAAAAAAGTAAGAATAATCTAAGCGTTGTGCGGTTGAATTTTTTCATAGGTTTTGATTTAGAATCTAAAATTAATAAAAAAACAGCTACAAAATTATGTTTTTAAAATATTTCTTACATTTTAAGAAAGAATATGAAATAGGATGTGTATTAGAAAGTAAATCTTTAATTTATTTTTTTAGAAAAATAGATATAAAAAAAGAGACACGATAGCTGTTCAGTTATATTTGAGTTTATTGCAAAAAAAAAGTCTTTTCAAAAAAATGAAAAGCCTTTTGTCGGGGTGGCAGTCCCGAAAGCTTTCGGGAGAACCTGTGGTCTTCCCGATCTTAATCGGAACGCGATAACCGTTCAGTATTATTTTAGTTTTTCTGTTTATTACAAAAAAAAAAGTCTTTTCAAAAAGATGAAAAGACTTTTGTCGGGGTGGCAGGATTCGAACCTGCGGCCTCCTGCTCCCAAAGCAGGCGCGATAACCGGGCTACGCTACACCCCGAAGATGTATTTTGTTGTAGTGCCCGAAAGCGGATGCAAAGATAGAAATAAATTTCATTTAGAAAAGAAAAAAATGAAAATAAATAAAACTTATTTTAAGATAGTTATTTCGGATTTATTTTGGGCGTTATTTTTTATAATAAAGTTTACATTTGCATCACAAAAAAACTATACACATTATGTCAGATACAATCGAAAAAATTAAATGCCTTATTATAGGTTCTGGTCCGGCAGGTTATACTGCGGCTATTTATGCAGCCAGAGCTAACATGAATCCGGTTTTATATCAGGGGATGCAGCCCGGAGGTCAATTGACTACTACTAATGAAGTAGAAAATTTCCCAGGTTATGTTGATGGTGTTACAGGACCAGAAATGATGATTCAGTTACAGGAACAAGCAAAACGTTTTGGTGCTGATATTCGTGATGGCTGGGCTACTAAAGTTGATTTTTCAGGAGATATTCATAAAGTTTGGATTAATGATACAATTGAATTGCACTGTGAAACTGTAATTATTTCTACAGGAGCAACTGCAAAATATTTGGGATTACCATCAGAGCAACATTACCTAAATATGGGTGGTGGAGTTTCAGCTTGTGCAGTTTGTGATGGATTTTTCTACAGAAATCAGGAAGTTGTGATTGTGGGGGCTGGAGATTCTGCTTGTGAGGAAGCACACTATTTATCTAAACTTTGTAAAAAAGTAACCATGTTGGTAAGAAGTGAGAAATTCAGAGCTTCTAAAATTATGGAAGAACGTGTTCGTAAAACAGAGAATATCGAGATTTTAATGAATCATGATACTGTTGAAGTAGTAGGAGATAACCAGGTGGTGCATGCAATTAAAGCACTAAATAAAACTACTGGAGAAGTTATCGAAATTCCTGCAACTGGTTTCTTCGTAGCAATTGGTCACAAACCAAATACAGATATCTTTAAGGATTATATTACATTAGATGAAACAGGATATATTGTAAATACTCCGGGAACTTCTAACACAAATGTGGCTGGTGTTTTTGTAGCCGGTGATGCTGCAGACCACGTATACCGTCAGGCAATTACTGCTGCGGGTACAGGTTGTATGGCTGCTCTGGATGCTGAAAGATATTTAGCTTCTAAAGACTAATTTTAGTTTTACGTTTTATTTGTTTCAGGTTTCAAGTTGTTGAAACGTTTAAAACTTTATCATAAAAAAATCCCCGTCTAAAACTTTAGACGGGGATTTTCTTTTTATGACGTTTCTAATTTTAAACCTGAAACCTGAAACCTGAAACTTGAAACCTGAAACAAAAAGCTTATTTTATCTTCTTCATTAATTTAGCTTCTTCAGAAAAACGAGTTAGTTGTATCGCAGGATTCCCAAAAAGAGAAAGTTCTGCTTTGTCTCCAACAGCAAGTGAAAGTGTGGTTTCGGCTAAAATTGTACCCACAGCATAATTCTCCGCCGTTACGTTAGCATCTTTTAAAGTGAATTTTGTTCCGGTAAAAATGGAATTATTATCTAAACGAATAGTTGCTTTTTCAGCAATACCTTCAATTGTAGCTGTTGTTTTTTGATATAAGTCGCATTTGAATTTTATTGCTGATACTAATGATTTTATTGCAGCATTTTTGCTTAATTGAATACTGGCATCTTCTGCTTTTAGATTTATTTCAGATCTGGATTTGTCATCTGCAATTAAACCGAATTTTTTTGCATTGACATTTAAATATAGTTTTGAATAATCAACACTATTAAAGGTAATGTCGTCTAATTTTAGTTCCTGAATAGCGTAAATTACAGCTTCGTTTTTTGCAATAACTTTGTTTAAAGTACCAGTGTAAATAACATGAACCGTTAATTTTTTAAAAATGGTACTTTCTTTTGATGTATATAAACGTAACGTTTTATCTCGTAAATCCATACCAACAATATCGTGTAGATTATCATCAGCTTCAATTTTGATTTCGTTTTTCTCACCGCGTTCTAAGTAAACTTCTAAATTGTCATCTACTTCGAGTCCGTCAAAACTTTCCACTTCTTTTATAGATGTGGTTACGATTTTAGTTCCTTTTACTTTTTCTCTTTTTTGAGCAAAGGTTAATGTGGTAATGCATAATAATAGGAGCAGGGCAGTACTTTTTTTCATTAATTCTAGATTTGATTTTGACAAATATAAAAAAATCATCCACTTTGGGTGAATGATTTCTTTTATATTTAACACTTAAATAAGGTTTATCCTTTATTAATGTTTCCTCCTGAGCTTTGACTTTTCTCGATAGTTTTAGGTGTAGTATCGTAACTTATGTTTCCTCCGCTGCTTGCCTGAGCTTTAAGACTTACAATTGGATGAATACTTACTGTTCCTCCGCTTGATGCATCTGCATCTATGTCATTTGCCAGCAATTTTGTAGCATCAATAGATCCTCCGCTAGATACTGAAGTTTTTACTTTTAAGGCTTTTCCTGTTATGTTTATAGAGCTTCCGCTATCAGAATCTAAAGCAATATTATCAGACTCTACATTAACATCCATAGATGCTGCACTTGAACTTTCTAATTGAATATTCTCACCGGTAAGAACATTTTTGCTTTGAACAGATGAAGCGCTTGATGCTTCAATTTTATCAATTTTTGGCATTTTTACCGTTACCTTTTTCAAAGTCACGTTGCGGAATGAACTGAATTTACATGAAATTACTAATGTTCCGTTTTCAACTTTTGTAATAATTTCTTTTTGTAAATTATCGTCTGCTTCAACTTTAATTTCAGTTTTATCCGATTGCTCGATTACCAGATCAATTGCATTGCTTACTGATATGTTTTTAAATTCACCCTGAACAGTTCTGTTTTCGGTGGTTACATTCCCACTTCCTTCGATTGCATTCATGTTAAAGTTACATGAAGCAAACAGTAATGCAGTAATAGTGGCAATTATAAATTTCGTAATATGAATGATTATTTTTATCATGGCTTAGTTAATTTTAATTATGACTCCGTTTTTATCAGTGGTTAGCTTTCCGTTTGTTTTTTTTCCGTTTAAAACTTCTTTTCCATTAATTTTAATCGAAACTTCTTTTACAGTATCGTTGTCGATAGTGTTCTCGTCATTGTAATCATTGTCATTATCATTGTATTCGTTTTCATCTGCCGGGCAGTTTAAACATTTTATTTTAGAACCTTCTACTTTGTAGTTATAGTTACCACTAAAGTGCAGGTCGAAAAAATCATTTTCAGAATCATCGTAGTCCTGAATAGATGCATCTGGCTTAAATAATTGCCCTTCTGGCAAGTACAAATATACATCTACTTCTTGTCCTCTAAACTTGTTTTTTATATCTGTCAGAAAATAATTATCTAAAATTAAGTGATTTCCGTTAATCTGAAGATTGTAATTAATTTTTTCTGCTCTTTGTTTTGCGCTTGTTAACGAATTTCCTCTTGCGGTTTTTTCAATTTGCATATAAGGAGAAGCTTCATCTGTACGTAAAACGTGTAAGCGAACATCATTTGAATAAATTAAATTATTGTTTGCCGAATCCTGAACAAATGCAAACTCTCTGTGATGATCCAGATCCTTTGCGAAATAATCATTATATCTGAATTTTACAAACAGCGTATCTGTAGGTTTAATATTGATCGTTTTTTTCTCAACCGTTTTATTATCATAAGATATTTCGGTTGCCTGTTTGATTCCAATACTAATTACAATTGCAACTGCAATGATCCAAATGGCTAATAAGGTATATTTTGTAATATTTCCAATAGATTTTAAGTTTGGAGATAACAATTTAAAGCCTAATAATGTTAGAAAGAAAAACGGGATTCCAACAGCAAAGAGCATCAATAAACCAAAAGACCAAAGCGGATATTCTGTAAAGTTTCCTGCTTCAACAAAGTTTTGCCAAGGGAAATCAATAAATACATTTGATCCCAAAGTAAACACCCCAACCAATAATCCAAGCAAAACACTAATTCCGGACACGATTAATATGACACCTAAAAATTTAGCGAATATTTTAAAAACCGTCATGACAAAGTCTCCAAATGAACTACTTATTCTCTCAGCTCCCGACTTTACCTGGTTTCCCATTTTATCATAATCTGCGTTTTTGAATTTATCAGATAATGAATCTATTTCTTCACGAACTTTTTTTTCGATGTTCGAAATCGTAACTGGTTCTCCTGTCATTTCCAATTTTTCTGAAGTTGTAATTGCTTCAGGAGTTACAATCCAAAGTACAAAGTATGCTAAAATTCCGGTTCCAAAACCTGCAAAAACAAATACTAAGAATATGATTTTAATCCATACGGCATCAATTCCAAAGTAATGTCCTAATCCGGTTGCAACACCACCAATCATACCTTTTTCTTTATCACGATATAATTTTTTGTGTTTTCTTGCACCGTAATTGTTAAACGATTGATTTTGATTGTCTTCGTCCTCGATTCTGTAATCTTCCGGTTGTCCCATCACTGTAATCACTTCGTCAACATCTTTCAAGCCAACAACATGTTTTTCACTTTTTTGTTTTTCTGTTAATAATTCAGAAACACGCATTTCGATGTCTTTAATAATTTCATCTTGTCCAGACGAGTTATTTAGTGATCGTTTTATAGCGTCAAAATAGCGTGTCAATTTTAAATATGCATCTTCATCGATGTGAAAAAACATACCGCCTAAGTTAATATTTACTGTTTTGTTCATGACTTATTGATTTTGATTGGTGATTAGATTTACGGCGTCAGATAATTCTGTCCAGGTGCCGCTAAGTTCGTTTAAAAATGTTTGTCCTATCTCGGTTAATCCATAATATTTTCGTGGAGGGCCTGAGGTCGATTCTTCCCATCGATAATTAAGCAAACCGTCATTTTTCAATCTGGTTAAGAGCGGATAAACGGTGCCCTCAACAACTAATAATTTTGCGTTTTTTAAGGTGTCTAATATTTCAGATGTATATGCGTCTTTTTCTTTAAGTACTGATAAGATGCAAAACTCAAGAACACCTTTGCGCATCTGTGCTTTTGTGTTTTCAATGTTCATAATTTCATTTTGTTTTTTTTAGATTGAACAATTCGTTTTTTGATTGATGATGATGATTGATGATTGATTGTTTTTGCTATAACCTTTTAATTTTTATGCGATTACTTTATAAAAGGAATCGATAACGGATATTTGTATAATTCTCCGTTTGAAGCTTTTATCGAAGCATAAATCACTAAAAAGAATTCAACAAATTTTAAAACTCCAAAAAGTAAAACGGCTGTCGCACCAATACTTAATAAACCAATGTTTCCTTGTAAATTGAAGTTTCTGATTTCAAAATTATCGTCGTTAAAAAAGACTTCCATTGGAATATTCTGTAACACGACGGTTAAGAAAATCGGAATTGCGATTAAGGCTAAAATCAAAGTGTAAAGCAGTAAACTCAATTGAAAATTCAAAGTCTGTTTTCCGTGATGATTTACAAATTCTGATTTGTCTTTGTAGCTCGACCAGATTATAATTGGGAAAATATAATTCCCAAACGGAATGACATATTGACTTAATGTGCTTAAATGCGTAAACGCAGCTGTGTTTTTTTCTGATGTTGTTTCCATGATGAGTGGCGTTGTTGTTTCCATGATTAAAAGTATATAGTAATTTCTTATGCAAATATATATCTAAAAGACAGTATCTTGTTTTGCATAGTACCAAATATTAACAAAATATTAACAATTTTAAAATTTATATTTGAATAGTAATTCATTGAAAATCATTCGGAATAGCTGATTTTATTGGGAGTTTTGGAAAGTATTACAAATTTATTGTGCGTGCATAGTTTTTTTGTATTTTTACATAAAAAAATAAAACCACATGGCAGTTTCAGTTTCCAAACTCAATAAATTTGTATTATTCAAATTACCATCGGCATACATTTGCGGTGTACGTGTAAAAGCAATCGACAAAGAAAGTTGTGTTGTAAGTGTTAAGCACAGATGGATTAATCAAAACCCTTTTAACTCTATGTACTTTGCGGTTCAGGCAATGGCAGCAGAGTTGACAACCGGGGCTTTAGTGATTTCTCAAATTCAGGAAAGCGGAAGAAAAATTTCTATGTTAGTGGCTAACAATAAAGGGAACTTCACAAAAAAAGCAACCGGAAGAATTACATTTGCCTGCAATGACGGACATTTAATTGCCGATGCTATCAAAAAAACTATAGAAACGGGAGAAGGACAAACATTCTGGATGAAATCTATTGGGACAAATGAAGAAGGCGTTCAGGTTTCTGAAATGGATTTTGAATGGAGCGTTAGATTAAAGTAATTTTTTAGTCAATCCCGATAGTTATTGGAATAAAAGGATTAACACTGATTTTAAAAGCAATGAGTCGTCCTAAAATAGGTTGACAGTTTACAATAAAAATTTATATTAACCAGTCAGGTTTTCTTGGCTGGTTTTTTCATGTATAAAGTTAGGAGTTTTCATCATCAAACTTAGATGTGGTCTTTTTGTATTATATATAATTATTGACTCCTTTACAAGCTTTTCCAATGTGGCTCCATCCTTGCATTTATAAATTAAAAACTCGTTTTTTAAGATTCCATTAATTCTTTCCGCTAATGCATTTTGATAGCAGTCATATCCATCTGTCATTGATGGTTTAATATTGTGTTTAGCTAATACATTTTGATAAACCTTTGAACAATATTGCAAACCCCTATCAGAATGATGTATTAGCGGCAGTATCGATTTTCTACTCTTCACTGCCATTTTTAAAGCCTGAACTACACTTTCTGCGTTCATATCATCACTAAGTTTATAACCAACTATTTTTCTACTGTAAGCATCAGTGACCAAGGAGAGATAATGAGTTTTTTGCTGTGATTTTATATAAGTGATATCACTTACGTATACTTGTTCAGGACGTTCAATTTTACATTCTTTCAAAAGATTATCATATTTGTGCAGCCAATGTTTTGAAAAAGTAGTTTTTGTATAACTCTTTATTGGTTTTACAAGTAATTTTTCTCTTCTTAAATAATCAAAAAATGCATCTCGACCTATCTTAATCCCCTTTTGTGAAAATTGATCACAAAGAATATGATATAATTTACGAGTGCCAATACGAGGCATTTCCATTCTTATGCCGATAACCAAATCTCTAACTTTGAGTAGTTCAGATTCTCTTAAGGTAATTCTGTTCTGCCCTTGATAGAAAGCTTGCCTGCTGATCCCAAACAATCGGCAACTTTTACATAAACTTATTCCTGCTTCTTGCCTGAGGCGGAAGATGGTTTGGGAGAAAACTTTTTTCGAATCTGAGTACCGTACTGACTATCAGAGATGTCAATCATGGTATTAAGTATCTTATTCTTTAGCTGTTCATCTGCTAATTCTTTTTCAAGCCTTTTAATGGTTTGTGCCGGAGTTTCTTTAGATTTAGACATAAATAACAAGTTTGGTTTGCTCCAGTCTAAGTTACCAAATTTTCTGAGCCACACCAAAACTGTACTTCTTCCTTGTATTCCATAGTTTTTTTGAGCTTGTCTATAGGTCATTTCTCCTTTTTCAACTTGGGAAATTACAGCTAATTTAAAAGCCATGTTATAATCCCGCTGGGAACGCCTGCCCCCTTTGTTTTCTTTGTCTTTCATTATAAGTCGATTTAGTGTCAACTTATTTTAGGACGAGACACAAACATAAAAAAAGGCCTCAACTATTTGAGGCCTTTTGCATTTAATATATGTTGCAATTATTTTTTAACGCAACAAGATTTTTTATCTTTTTTATCTGTTGATGTTTTCTTGCAGCAAGATTCTTTTTTATCTTTTTCTTTTTTAGGAGCAGGTTTTGTTTCCTGAGCCGTTACACCAATTGAAAATAAAGCAGCAGTCAAAATTGTAATTACTTTTGTCATTTTGTTTTAATTGTTTTTTTGTTAGAAGCATTGTATTTGGTAAATCAAATATAATAACAATCTGCAGAGATGATTCTTACAAAAAAGTTAATGTTTTGATAATAATATGTGATTGAAAGTTAAACGATCCAGGCATCTAGTATCAGGTCAATAATTCATTTAAAGGGCATTTTTTAATATGAACTTAAATCACTTATATGGTTTAAAAACACAATCAATAATTCAAATTCAGTCCAAAACCAACTCCCATATCACTGTCATAATGTGTTGTGATTCCCAGGTTTCTGGTGGCTACATATTTTAAACCCGCCATATATTCTTTATCAGTATTCCACATTAAATTCATTCGCAAGCGTCTCGCAAGCGGAATATCTTTTCGTTCAAATTGTACTCTCACGTTTCCATCAGTATAAACCTCAACCTGTGCTTTTACGAGCATTGGTAAAGTATATTCGACTCCGGCACTAAAAACCGAACGATTATCTTTGGTGTTTTTTTGTCCAAAAAGGTTTTGTTCCTGTTCGTCCATTCCCATTTTTCTATAGCGCCAGTCAAAACCAATAAAAGGCATTAACCATTGATTTTTCCCGATGTAACGACCAATATGGGTTTCGGTTTCGTAACCATGTTTGTCATTGTAGCCCAGTCTCCATTCGGTTCCAATACTCCAGCGTGTATTACTGAACATCGCTTCACCATCATTTCCATTAGTGGCAAAATCATTTTCGGCCATGAAATGAAACATTCGGTCGTCCATTTTTAGCATTTTATAAGCCATTTTTGGATCATGAATCAAAGGATTTGGTGCTGAATTTTCATAAGTAAAAATGCGTCCCATTCCCGCCATCATATGATAAAGAATATGACAGTGAAAGAACCAGTCTCCATCTGCATTTGCCTGGAATTCTATTGTATCGGTTTCCATTGGCATAATATCAATGACATTTTTAAGGGGAGAATACTCGCCATGCTCATTCAGAATCCTGAAATCGTGTCCGTGTAAATGCATTGGATGACGCATCATAGATCCGTTGTACAATACAATTCTAACGTTTTCTCCTTTTTTAATTAAGATTTTATCTGTTTCAGAAATTACTTTATTGTCCATACTCCATACATAGCGATTCATATTTCCGGATAAAGAAAACCGTAGTTCTTTTACCGGAGCATCTTTTGGCAGCGTTGTTATGGTAGGTGATTTTAGCATTCCATAATTCAAAGTGACAATTTCAGTGGTTTCAGTACTGTCAGTTGTTATTTTCATGTTCTCCATAGTATGATTAGAATGATCTATTGGTTTTGAATTTTCATCTTCACCCGAAATCTCAGGATACATTACGGCATTCATGTCCATTTTATTAAGAGACATTTTCATTCCCATATCGTTCATTTCCCCATTCATTTTCATCATATCATTCATCATTTTCATTCCTTCAAAATATTTTAATTTTGGAAGATGTTTTACAGGCTGTTTTATTCCTTCACCTAAAAATAAAGTGGCTGATCCTGTTCTGTCTTCGGCTGTAGCCAGAAAAGCAAATGCTTTATTGTCCTCGGGAACGGTTACCACAACATCATAAGTTTCAGAAACCGCAATGATCAAACGATCAACTTCTACTGGTTCAACATCATTTCCATCGCTGGCAACAACGGTGATTTTTCCACCGCCATACGTTAGCCAGAAATAACTTGAAGCACCTCCATTGGCAATTCGTAAACGAACTTTAGAGCCTGGTTTAAGATCTGAAAACTGTTGTTCATTTTTACCATTGATTAAAAACTTTTCATAATAAACATCACTAACATCCATGGCGTTCATGCGTTTCCACTCGTTAGTGACCTTTGTAGAAAATTGCCCTTGTTTAATGGCCTCGGCGTAACTTTGCGTTGTTCCTTTTTTAATAGCAAACCAGTCATTTGCATTATGCAGCATTCGCTGTACATTCTCAGGTTTCAGATCGGTCCATTCGCTTAAAATAACCGGAATGGTAGGCAAATCGTCAATTCCTTTTCTAATGGTCGGATCATTTTCTTTTTTATTAATAATGAAAAGTCCGTACAAACCTATTTGTTCCTGCAATCCTGAATGGCTATGATACCAGTAGGTTCCGTTTTGAATGATCGGAAAACTGTATTTATGGGTTGTGCCGGGTTTAATAGGCATTTGTGTTAAATACGGAACTCCATCTTCTTTGTTTGGTAAAAATAATCCGTGCCAGTGTAGTGCAGTGTCTTCGTTTTTAAGTTCATTATGCACATAAATTTCGGCTGTATCACCTTCAGTAAAAGTAAGCGTTGGCATCGGAATTTGTCCGTTTACCGTTAGGGCGCGTTTTTCTTTTCCTGAAAAATTTACGATTGTGTCCCGAACATATAAGTCGTAGCGTACCACTTTTTGCGCCTGAGTAGTTATGGTGATCAAAAAGAGAATTATAATAGTATGTAGTTTCATATTGATTTTTTAAAGGTTTAGATTTCGTAATCGTAAGGCATTTACAATTACTGAAACC
The sequence above is drawn from the Flavobacterium sp. N2038 genome and encodes:
- a CDS encoding PadR family transcriptional regulator, which gives rise to MNIENTKAQMRKGVLEFCILSVLKEKDAYTSEILDTLKNAKLLVVEGTVYPLLTRLKNDGLLNYRWEESTSGPPRKYYGLTEIGQTFLNELSGTWTELSDAVNLITNQNQ
- a CDS encoding head GIN domain-containing protein codes for the protein MIKIIIHITKFIIATITALLFASCNFNMNAIEGSGNVTTENRTVQGEFKNISVSNAIDLVIEQSDKTEIKVEADDNLQKEIITKVENGTLVISCKFSSFRNVTLKKVTVKMPKIDKIEASSASSVQSKNVLTGENIQLESSSAASMDVNVESDNIALDSDSGSSINITGKALKVKTSVSSGGSIDATKLLANDIDADASSGGTVSIHPIVSLKAQASSGGNISYDTTPKTIEKSQSSGGNINKG
- the trxB gene encoding thioredoxin-disulfide reductase — its product is MSDTIEKIKCLIIGSGPAGYTAAIYAARANMNPVLYQGMQPGGQLTTTNEVENFPGYVDGVTGPEMMIQLQEQAKRFGADIRDGWATKVDFSGDIHKVWINDTIELHCETVIISTGATAKYLGLPSEQHYLNMGGGVSACAVCDGFFYRNQEVVIVGAGDSACEEAHYLSKLCKKVTMLVRSEKFRASKIMEERVRKTENIEILMNHDTVEVVGDNQVVHAIKALNKTTGEVIEIPATGFFVAIGHKPNTDIFKDYITLDETGYIVNTPGTSNTNVAGVFVAGDAADHVYRQAITAAGTGCMAALDAERYLASKD
- a CDS encoding DUF4442 domain-containing protein, with amino-acid sequence MAVSVSKLNKFVLFKLPSAYICGVRVKAIDKESCVVSVKHRWINQNPFNSMYFAVQAMAAELTTGALVISQIQESGRKISMLVANNKGNFTKKATGRITFACNDGHLIADAIKKTIETGEGQTFWMKSIGTNEEGVQVSEMDFEWSVRLK
- a CDS encoding multicopper oxidase domain-containing protein, which gives rise to MKLHTIIILFLITITTQAQKVVRYDLYVRDTIVNFSGKEKRALTVNGQIPMPTLTFTEGDTAEIYVHNELKNEDTALHWHGLFLPNKEDGVPYLTQMPIKPGTTHKYSFPIIQNGTYWYHSHSGLQEQIGLYGLFIINKKENDPTIRKGIDDLPTIPVILSEWTDLKPENVQRMLHNANDWFAIKKGTTQSYAEAIKQGQFSTKVTNEWKRMNAMDVSDVYYEKFLINGKNEQQFSDLKPGSKVRLRIANGGASSYFWLTYGGGKITVVASDGNDVEPVEVDRLIIAVSETYDVVVTVPEDNKAFAFLATAEDRTGSATLFLGEGIKQPVKHLPKLKYFEGMKMMNDMMKMNGEMNDMGMKMSLNKMDMNAVMYPEISGEDENSKPIDHSNHTMENMKITTDSTETTEIVTLNYGMLKSPTITTLPKDAPVKELRFSLSGNMNRYVWSMDNKVISETDKILIKKGENVRIVLYNGSMMRHPMHLHGHDFRILNEHGEYSPLKNVIDIMPMETDTIEFQANADGDWFFHCHILYHMMAGMGRIFTYENSAPNPLIHDPKMAYKMLKMDDRMFHFMAENDFATNGNDGEAMFSNTRWSIGTEWRLGYNDKHGYETETHIGRYIGKNQWLMPFIGFDWRYRKMGMDEQEQNLFGQKNTKDNRSVFSAGVEYTLPMLVKAQVEVYTDGNVRVQFERKDIPLARRLRMNLMWNTDKEYMAGLKYVATRNLGITTHYDSDMGVGFGLNLNY
- a CDS encoding DUF4870 domain-containing protein is translated as METTTPLIMETTSEKNTAAFTHLSTLSQYVIPFGNYIFPIIIWSSYKDKSEFVNHHGKQTLNFQLSLLLYTLILALIAIPIFLTVVLQNIPMEVFFNDDNFEIRNFNLQGNIGLLSIGATAVLLFGVLKFVEFFLVIYASIKASNGELYKYPLSIPFIK
- a CDS encoding IS3 family transposase (programmed frameshift), which translates into the protein MKDKENKGGRRSQRDYNMAFKLAVISQVEKGEMTYRQAQKNYGIQGRSTVLVWLRKFGNLDWSKPNLLFMSKSKETPAQTIKRLEKELADEQLKNKILNTMIDISDSQYGTQIPKKVFSQTIFRLRQEAGISLCKSCRLFGISRQAFYQGQNRITLRESELLKVRDLVIGIRMEMPRIGTRKLYHILCDQFSQKGIKIGRDAFFDYLRREKLLVKPIKSYTKTTFSKHWLHKYDNLLKECKIERPEQVYVSDITYIKSQQKTHYLSLVTDAYSRKIVGYKLSDDMNAESVVQALKMAVKSRKSILPLIHHSDRGLQYCSKVYQNVLAKHNIKPSMTDGYDCYQNALAERINGILKNEFLIYKCKDGATLEKLVKESIIIYNTKRPHLSLMMKTPNFIHEKTSQENLTG
- a CDS encoding DUF2807 domain-containing protein, with protein sequence MKKSTALLLLLCITTLTFAQKREKVKGTKIVTTSIKEVESFDGLEVDDNLEVYLERGEKNEIKIEADDNLHDIVGMDLRDKTLRLYTSKESTIFKKLTVHVIYTGTLNKVIAKNEAVIYAIQELKLDDITFNSVDYSKLYLNVNAKKFGLIADDKSRSEINLKAEDASIQLSKNAAIKSLVSAIKFKCDLYQKTTATIEGIAEKATIRLDNNSIFTGTKFTLKDANVTAENYAVGTILAETTLSLAVGDKAELSLFGNPAIQLTRFSEEAKLMKKIK
- a CDS encoding PspC domain-containing protein, yielding MNKTVNINLGGMFFHIDEDAYLKLTRYFDAIKRSLNNSSGQDEIIKDIEMRVSELLTEKQKSEKHVVGLKDVDEVITVMGQPEDYRIEDEDNQNQSFNNYGARKHKKLYRDKEKGMIGGVATGLGHYFGIDAVWIKIIFLVFVFAGFGTGILAYFVLWIVTPEAITTSEKLEMTGEPVTISNIEKKVREEIDSLSDKFKNADYDKMGNQVKSGAERISSSFGDFVMTVFKIFAKFLGVILIVSGISVLLGLLVGVFTLGSNVFIDFPWQNFVEAGNFTEYPLWSFGLLMLFAVGIPFFFLTLLGFKLLSPNLKSIGNITKYTLLAIWIIAVAIVISIGIKQATEISYDNKTVEKKTINIKPTDTLFVKFRYNDYFAKDLDHHREFAFVQDSANNNLIYSNDVRLHVLRTDEASPYMQIEKTARGNSLTSAKQRAEKINYNLQINGNHLILDNYFLTDIKNKFRGQEVDVYLYLPEGQLFKPDASIQDYDDSENDFFDLHFSGNYNYKVEGSKIKCLNCPADENEYNDNDNDYNDENTIDNDTVKEVSIKINGKEVLNGKKTNGKLTTDKNGVIIKIN